A stretch of DNA from Candidatus Saccharibacteria bacterium oral taxon 488:
AACGGTCGTGGTGACGCAGGCTATAGCGGGCGAGGATATGTACAAACGACAAATGGTTTGCTGTGATCGAACGGTGTTTCCTGGAGAGAATTGGTTCGGACCGGTGATCTGGCGGGTTTGATTTATCGCAGCATCTCTGGTACAATGAAACAGATTGAAAACTAATTTTTAAGGAACGAAATGAAAGCAGTCGTAAAAATCTCTGGCAAACAATACATTGTCAGCGAAAAAGAGTCCCTCTTGGTGGATCTCCTCCCTGAAGGCACAAAAGAACTCACTCTCGACGCACTTTTAGTGATTGATGGTGATAAAACAAAAGTTGGCACACCAACCGTCAAAGGTGTGGTGGTG
This window harbors:
- the rplU gene encoding 50S ribosomal protein L21 codes for the protein MKAVVKISGKQYIVSEKESLLVDLLPEGTKELTLDALLVIDGDKTKVGTPTVKGVVVKAKVVEAEVKGDKIRVIRYKSKKRVHKETGHRQKYTRIEITSIK